From Rutidosis leptorrhynchoides isolate AG116_Rl617_1_P2 chromosome 3, CSIRO_AGI_Rlap_v1, whole genome shotgun sequence, a single genomic window includes:
- the LOC139897258 gene encoding uncharacterized protein — MGYWLTENVTEPDVAEFISAIAAGNNAKLMVVVGAATASFTTLGLVAAADQTGGHVTSIIKGVDELHSSKQELGSDASRVEFVVGDAQTLLLNNYRDADLVVIDCNLENHEQILGAIQGNGREKSTIVLGYNAHWKDSWRWSRSNSQLLPIAEGLLLMRIAGKGDNGGGGSGGKYGGRGGSYGRNNKKSHWVVKVDKCTGEEHVFRVRSPSSRVLKV; from the coding sequence ATGGGTTATTGGCTAACTGAAAATGTCACTGAACCAGATGTAGCAGAGTTCATTTCAGCCATTGCAGCCGGAAACAATGCCAAACTCATGGTGGTTGTAGGTGCTGCAACTGCTAGTTTCACCACGTTAGGTCTTGTGGCAGCAGCTGACCAAACAGGTGGGCATGTTACTAGCATTATTAAAGGAGTTGATGAGTTGCATTCTTCTAAACAAGAACTCGGATCAGATGCAAGTCGAGTTGAGTTTGTTGTAGGTGATGCACAAACTTTGTTGCTAAACAATTACCGAGACGCTGATCTTGTGGTTATCGATTGTAATTTAGAGAATCATGAGCAGATTTTGGGAGCCATACAAGGTAATGGGAGGGAAAAGAGTACGATTGTGTTGGGATATAACGCACACTGGAAGGATTCATGGAGGTGGAGCAGGTCAAATAGTCAACTGTTGCCGATTGCAGAAGGGTTGTTGTTAATGAGAATAGCTGGAAAAGGTGACAATGGCGGcggtggtagtggtggtaagtATGGCGGCCGTGGCGGTAGTTATGGCAGAAATAATAAAAAGAGTCATTGGGTGGTTAAAGTAGATAAATGCACAGGCGAAGAGCACGTTTTTAGAGTGAGATCACCTAGCAGTCGAGTTCTGAAAGTTTGA